The Myxococcus guangdongensis genome has a window encoding:
- a CDS encoding polysaccharide lyase has protein sequence MKTRTLGVIAGASLVSFALVAHAAPLFRNTGTLAGWNAVSREHQGSVNEVTNVTYEGGTALKMTQIHDASYGGRYHSEVMRSNVYRRGDTGFYGFAFRLQQDWQFQPQSYNIAQFIADFSDTGCDDYMPSSMVWLSGNQLFTRVKQGTICNQKTVTFGNLATVSAGVWHKIVIQAKWASDGTGFYKLWFDGVKVLEQYNLNTTIADDRFFQFRVGLYANGWHDDGYMQGSQPNRSVWFDEIGVGTTFADADPAQW, from the coding sequence ATGAAGACGAGAACGCTGGGAGTCATCGCAGGTGCATCGCTGGTGTCGTTCGCGCTGGTCGCCCACGCCGCACCCCTGTTCCGCAACACGGGGACACTGGCCGGGTGGAACGCGGTGAGCCGGGAGCACCAGGGCTCGGTGAACGAGGTGACGAACGTCACCTACGAAGGAGGCACCGCGCTCAAGATGACGCAGATTCACGACGCGTCGTACGGCGGGCGGTACCACTCGGAGGTGATGCGCTCCAACGTGTACCGCCGGGGCGACACCGGCTTCTACGGCTTCGCCTTCCGGCTGCAGCAGGACTGGCAGTTCCAGCCCCAGTCCTACAACATCGCGCAGTTCATCGCGGACTTCTCCGACACCGGCTGTGACGACTACATGCCGTCCAGCATGGTGTGGCTCTCCGGCAACCAGCTCTTCACGCGGGTGAAGCAGGGCACCATCTGCAACCAGAAGACGGTGACGTTCGGCAACCTGGCCACGGTGTCGGCCGGGGTGTGGCACAAGATTGTCATCCAGGCGAAGTGGGCGAGCGACGGGACGGGCTTCTACAAGCTGTGGTTCGACGGCGTGAAGGTGCTCGAGCAGTACAACCTCAACACCACCATCGCCGACGACCGCTTCTTCCAGTTCCGCGTCGGCCTGTACGCCAATGGCTGGCACGACGATGGTTACATGCAGGGCAGCCAGCCCAACCGCAGCGTCTGGTTCGACGAGATTGGCGTCGGAACCACCTTCGCCGACGCCGACCCCGCCCAGTGGTAG
- a CDS encoding ABC transporter ATP-binding protein, translating to MSDSGGQASAKLVIEVKDLHKTFGDNAALRGVNLEVPEGTTCVLMGVSGSGKSVLMKHIMGLMRPDRGFVKVYGDEVAKMDEATLNQMRRQQGVLFQANALFDSLNVYDNVAFPLRERTKMSEDEIRQTVDKTLAMVGLSHATTRFPGELSGGMQKRVGFARAAILQPKILLYDDPTAGLDPLTTASVNEIIFTGKQQLGATSVVITPDVASAFGMADHLALMHEGKIVEYGPPDAFRESQHPAVQAFLKNYLRRRAQRGRTT from the coding sequence ATGAGTGACTCGGGCGGACAGGCGTCGGCGAAGCTGGTCATCGAGGTGAAGGACCTGCACAAGACCTTCGGGGACAACGCCGCGCTGAGGGGCGTGAACCTGGAGGTCCCCGAGGGCACCACGTGCGTGCTGATGGGGGTCTCTGGCTCCGGCAAGTCGGTGCTGATGAAGCACATCATGGGGCTGATGCGGCCGGACCGGGGCTTCGTGAAGGTGTACGGGGACGAGGTCGCGAAGATGGACGAGGCGACGCTGAACCAGATGCGTCGTCAGCAGGGGGTCCTCTTCCAGGCGAATGCCCTGTTCGACTCGCTGAACGTCTACGACAACGTGGCGTTCCCGCTGCGGGAGCGCACGAAGATGTCGGAGGACGAGATTCGCCAGACGGTGGACAAGACATTGGCGATGGTGGGGTTGTCGCATGCCACCACGCGGTTCCCGGGTGAGTTGTCGGGAGGCATGCAGAAGCGCGTGGGCTTCGCGCGCGCGGCCATCCTGCAGCCGAAGATCCTGCTCTACGACGACCCCACCGCCGGTCTGGACCCGCTGACGACGGCGTCGGTGAACGAAATCATCTTCACGGGCAAGCAGCAGTTGGGTGCCACGTCGGTGGTGATTACGCCAGACGTGGCCTCGGCGTTCGGCATGGCGGACCACCTGGCGCTGATGCACGAGGGGAAAATCGTCGAGTACGGGCCGCCGGACGCCTTCCGTGAATCCCAGCACCCCGCCGTGCAGGCGTTCCTCAAGAACTACCTGCGGCGACGCGCGCAGCGGGGGCGGACGACGTAG